From Pseudomonas alcaligenes, a single genomic window includes:
- a CDS encoding universal stress protein → MQANRSILVVMDPQQADGLALKRAKLIAAVTHSHLHLLVADKKQEHAGYLAAAKTDLEQEGFSVSTQQAWHDSTYQTVIAAQQAEGCDLVVKQHVPDNPLKKAILTPEDWKLLRYCPSPVLMVKTDTPWHGGIILAAVDVGNSDVQHRTLHNSIVNHGYNIAELAQATLHVISAHPSPMLSAADPTFQLKETIEARYREQCKAFQAEYAVSDERLHIEEGPADVLIPYTAQKLKAAVTVIGTVARTGLSGALIGNTAEVVLDILESDVLVLKPDSITSHLEELVAQR, encoded by the coding sequence ATGCAAGCCAATCGCAGCATTCTGGTGGTTATGGATCCGCAACAGGCCGACGGTCTGGCACTGAAGAGAGCCAAGCTGATCGCCGCCGTCACCCACTCGCACCTGCACCTGCTGGTTGCCGACAAGAAACAGGAGCATGCCGGCTACCTGGCCGCCGCCAAGACCGACCTGGAGCAGGAAGGTTTCAGCGTCAGCACCCAGCAGGCCTGGCATGACAGCACCTACCAGACGGTGATTGCCGCCCAGCAGGCCGAAGGCTGCGACCTGGTGGTCAAGCAGCACGTGCCGGACAACCCGCTGAAGAAGGCCATCCTCACCCCCGAGGACTGGAAGCTGCTGCGCTACTGCCCGTCCCCGGTACTGATGGTGAAGACCGACACCCCCTGGCATGGCGGCATCATTCTCGCCGCCGTGGATGTCGGCAACAGCGACGTCCAGCACCGCACCCTGCACAACAGCATCGTCAACCACGGCTACAACATCGCCGAACTGGCCCAGGCCACCCTGCATGTGATCAGCGCCCACCCCTCGCCCATGCTGTCGGCCGCCGATCCGACCTTCCAGCTCAAGGAAACCATCGAGGCGCGCTACCGCGAACAGTGCAAGGCATTCCAGGCCGAATATGCGGTCAGCGATGAACGCCTGCATATCGAGGAAGGCCCGGCCGATGTGCTGATCCCCTACACCGCGCAGAAGCTCAAGGCGGCCGTCACCGTGATCGGCACCGTGGCCCGCACCGGGCTGTCCGGCGCCCTGATCGGCAACACTGCCGAAGTGGTGCTGGATATCCTGGAAAGCGACGTGCTGGTGCTCAAGCCGGACAGCATCACCTCGCACCTGGAGGAGCTGGTGGCGCAGCGCTGA
- a CDS encoding DUF1289 domain-containing protein encodes MPHQRIKTPCVGLCSTVYGDLVCRGCKRFHHEVVNWNLYAEEEKHAVWRRLEQLLVQVMEGKLEVFDAARLRQQLEQHQVRFVPEQSEYCWAYQLIARASRLINRLDAYGLALLPEFRDWPLPDLREAIDREFFLLSEAHYERYIAPKFLREGMEIRV; translated from the coding sequence ATGCCCCATCAGCGCATCAAGACGCCCTGCGTCGGCCTCTGTTCCACCGTTTACGGCGACCTTGTATGCCGCGGCTGCAAGCGCTTTCACCATGAGGTGGTGAACTGGAACCTGTATGCCGAAGAAGAGAAGCACGCGGTCTGGCGGCGCCTGGAGCAACTGCTGGTGCAGGTGATGGAAGGCAAGCTGGAGGTGTTCGACGCCGCCCGGCTGCGCCAGCAGCTGGAGCAGCACCAGGTACGCTTCGTGCCGGAGCAGTCGGAGTATTGCTGGGCCTATCAACTGATCGCCCGCGCCTCGCGGCTGATCAACCGCCTGGATGCCTATGGCCTGGCGCTGCTGCCGGAGTTTCGCGATTGGCCGCTGCCTGATCTGCGCGAGGCCATCGATCGCGAATTCTTCCTGCTCTCCGAGGCGCACTACGAGCGTTACATCGCGCCGAAGTTTCTGCGCGAGGGTATGGAAATCCGCGTCTGA
- the acnB gene encoding bifunctional aconitate hydratase 2/2-methylisocitrate dehydratase, giving the protein MLEAYRKHVAERAAQGIAPQPLNAEQTAGLVELLKNPPAGEEAFLVDLLTNRVPPGVDEAAYVKAGFLSAVAKGEASSPLVSKQHAIELLGTMQGGYNIATLVEMLDNAELSAVAAEQLKHTLLMFDAFHDVAEKAKAGNANAKAVLASWADGEWFKNRPAVPEKVTLTVFKVTGETNTDDLSPAPDAWSRPDIPLHALAMLKMARDGINPDAPGSVGPIKQMEALKAKGFPVAYVGDVVGTGSSRKSATNSVLWFFGDDIPNVPNKRAGGFCFGTKIAPIFYNTMEDAGALPIEFDCTNLAMGDVIDVYPYKGEVRRNGSNELVTSFELKTDVLLDEVRAGGRIPLIVGRGLTEKARAELGLGVTDLFKKPVAPVDTGKGFTLAQKMVGRACGLPEGQGVRPGTYCEPKMTTVGSQDTTGPMTRDELKDLACLGFSADLVMQSFCHTAAYPKPIDVTTHHTLPDFIMTRGGVSLRPGDGIIHSWLNRMLLPDTVGTGGDSHTRFPMGISFPAGSGLVAFAAATGVMPLDMPESVLVRFKGKLQPGITLRDLVHAIPYYAIQQGLLTVEKKGKKNIFSGRILEIEGLNELTVEQAFELSDASAERSAAGCTIKLPESAIAEYLKSNITLLRWMISEGYGDARTLERRAQAMEAWLANPQLLEGDKDAEYAAVIEIDLADVKEPVLCAPNDPDDARLLSSVQGRKIDEVFIGSCMTNIGHFRAAGKLLDKVKGGIPTRLWLAPPTKMDAHQLTEEGYYGIYGKAGARMEMPGCSLCMGNQARVQTGSTVVSTSTRNFPNRLGDATDVFLASAELAAVASIIGKLPTVEEYMEYAKNIDSMAADVYRYLSFDQIAEFREAAASANIPVVQA; this is encoded by the coding sequence GTGCTTGAAGCCTATCGCAAACATGTAGCAGAGCGTGCCGCCCAGGGTATTGCACCCCAGCCGCTAAACGCCGAACAAACTGCAGGCCTGGTAGAGCTGCTGAAGAATCCTCCGGCCGGCGAAGAAGCCTTCCTGGTCGACCTGCTCACCAATCGCGTTCCGCCGGGCGTCGACGAAGCCGCCTACGTCAAGGCCGGTTTCCTCTCCGCTGTCGCCAAGGGCGAAGCCAGCTCCCCGCTGGTCAGCAAGCAACACGCCATTGAGCTGCTGGGCACCATGCAGGGCGGCTACAACATCGCCACCCTGGTCGAAATGCTGGACAACGCCGAGCTGTCCGCCGTTGCCGCCGAGCAACTGAAGCACACCCTGCTGATGTTCGACGCCTTCCACGACGTTGCCGAGAAAGCCAAGGCCGGCAATGCCAACGCCAAGGCCGTTCTGGCTTCCTGGGCCGATGGCGAGTGGTTCAAGAACCGCCCGGCCGTGCCTGAGAAAGTCACCCTGACCGTATTCAAGGTCACCGGCGAAACCAACACCGACGACCTGTCCCCGGCGCCTGACGCCTGGTCGCGTCCGGACATCCCGCTGCACGCCCTGGCCATGCTGAAAATGGCCCGTGACGGCATCAACCCGGACGCTCCGGGTTCGGTCGGCCCGATCAAGCAGATGGAAGCCCTGAAAGCCAAAGGCTTCCCGGTTGCCTACGTCGGCGACGTAGTGGGTACCGGTTCTTCCCGTAAGTCCGCCACCAACTCGGTGCTGTGGTTCTTCGGCGACGACATCCCCAACGTGCCGAACAAGCGCGCTGGTGGTTTCTGCTTCGGCACCAAGATCGCCCCGATCTTCTACAACACCATGGAAGACGCCGGCGCCCTGCCGATCGAATTCGACTGCACCAACCTGGCCATGGGCGACGTCATCGACGTATACCCGTACAAAGGCGAAGTACGCCGTAATGGCAGCAACGAACTGGTCACCAGCTTCGAGCTGAAAACCGACGTACTGCTCGACGAAGTTCGCGCTGGCGGCCGTATCCCGCTGATCGTCGGCCGTGGCCTGACCGAGAAAGCCCGCGCCGAGCTGGGCCTGGGCGTCACCGACCTGTTCAAGAAACCGGTCGCTCCGGTCGACACCGGCAAGGGCTTCACCCTGGCCCAGAAGATGGTCGGCCGCGCCTGCGGTCTGCCGGAAGGCCAAGGCGTCCGTCCGGGCACCTACTGCGAACCGAAGATGACCACCGTCGGTTCCCAGGACACCACCGGCCCGATGACCCGCGACGAGCTGAAAGACCTGGCCTGCCTGGGCTTCTCCGCTGACCTGGTGATGCAGTCCTTCTGCCACACCGCGGCTTATCCGAAGCCGATCGACGTCACCACCCACCACACCCTGCCGGACTTCATCATGACCCGCGGCGGCGTGTCCCTGCGTCCGGGCGACGGCATCATCCACAGCTGGCTGAACCGCATGCTGCTGCCGGATACCGTGGGCACCGGTGGCGACTCGCACACCCGCTTCCCGATGGGCATCTCCTTCCCGGCCGGTTCCGGCCTGGTCGCCTTCGCCGCAGCCACCGGCGTCATGCCGCTGGACATGCCGGAGTCGGTACTGGTGCGCTTCAAGGGCAAGCTGCAACCGGGCATCACCCTGCGTGACCTGGTTCATGCCATCCCCTACTACGCCATCCAGCAGGGCCTCCTGACTGTCGAGAAGAAAGGCAAGAAGAACATCTTCTCCGGCCGCATCCTCGAAATCGAAGGTCTCAACGAGCTGACCGTCGAGCAGGCTTTCGAGCTGTCCGACGCCTCCGCCGAGCGTTCCGCTGCCGGTTGCACCATCAAGCTGCCGGAAAGCGCCATCGCCGAGTACCTGAAGTCGAACATCACCCTGCTGCGCTGGATGATCAGCGAAGGCTACGGCGATGCCCGCACCCTGGAACGTCGCGCCCAAGCGATGGAAGCCTGGCTGGCCAACCCGCAACTGCTGGAAGGCGACAAAGATGCCGAATACGCCGCCGTGATCGAGATCGATCTGGCCGACGTGAAAGAGCCGGTACTCTGCGCGCCGAACGACCCGGACGACGCCCGCCTGCTGTCCAGCGTACAAGGCCGCAAGATCGATGAAGTGTTCATCGGTTCCTGCATGACCAACATCGGTCACTTCCGTGCTGCCGGCAAACTGCTGGACAAGGTCAAGGGTGGCATTCCGACCCGTCTGTGGCTGGCTCCGCCGACCAAGATGGACGCCCACCAACTGACCGAAGAAGGCTACTACGGCATCTACGGCAAGGCTGGCGCGCGCATGGAAATGCCGGGCTGCTCGCTGTGCATGGGTAACCAGGCTCGCGTCCAGACCGGTTCGACCGTGGTCTCCACCTCGACCCGTAACTTCCCGAACCGCCTGGGCGACGCTACCGATGTGTTCCTGGCCTCTGCCGAACTGGCTGCGGTCGCTTCGATCATCGGCAAGCTGCCGACCGTCGAGGAGTACATGGAGTACGCGAAGAACATCGACAGCATGGCTGCCGACGTTTACCGCTACCTGAGCTTCGACCAGATCGCCGAGTTCCGCGAAGCCGCGGCCAGCGCGAACATCCCGGTCGTGCAAGCCTAA
- a CDS encoding YgdI/YgdR family lipoprotein — protein MKYWLLTCCLLALSGCSSEYIITTTDGQMLTSHGKPELDRDTGMLEFEDSEGRVQQIPQANVKQMLER, from the coding sequence ATGAAATACTGGCTTCTCACCTGCTGCCTGCTCGCCCTGAGCGGCTGCTCCAGCGAATACATCATCACCACCACCGACGGCCAGATGCTCACCAGCCATGGCAAGCCGGAACTGGATCGCGATACCGGCATGCTCGAATTCGAAGACAGCGAAGGCCGCGTGCAGCAGATTCCACAAGCCAACGTGAAGCAGATGCTGGAACGCTGA